One stretch of Lachnospiraceae bacterium oral taxon 096 DNA includes these proteins:
- a CDS encoding YitT family protein, with translation MTRVFWDYAIMGCGTWILAFAVKNLFDPMGLVTGGISGLAIILKELWHVPLWITNVVINVPLFLLAIPMQGWKFVQRTLYATAMLTIGLAILPKIDIVGDDIMLSSLFGGVLSGIGVGLILLQRATSGGTDLLSALIHKKLPRFSLVEILQAVDAIIVVLGIAVFGIRQSLYALLAVYISMQVSDGLLEGMKFSKQAMIISEYAQDIAKEILTKMDRGVTGFYARGMYSKEEKLVLICVVAKKEIVELKTIVHSIDENAFVTVSDVREVLGEGFLEKQKN, from the coding sequence ATGACAAGGGTATTCTGGGACTATGCCATCATGGGCTGTGGAACATGGATTTTAGCATTTGCAGTAAAAAATCTATTTGATCCAATGGGGCTTGTGACTGGCGGAATTTCTGGTCTTGCCATTATATTAAAAGAACTTTGGCATGTGCCACTTTGGATCACCAATGTGGTGATCAATGTTCCATTGTTCTTGTTGGCCATTCCAATGCAGGGCTGGAAGTTCGTACAAAGGACATTATATGCCACCGCAATGTTGACCATTGGACTTGCTATTTTGCCAAAAATTGACATAGTTGGGGATGATATTATGTTGTCATCGCTTTTCGGTGGAGTACTCTCAGGAATTGGCGTTGGTTTAATTTTATTGCAGCGAGCAACCAGTGGTGGAACAGATTTATTGTCCGCATTGATTCACAAGAAATTGCCAAGATTTAGTTTAGTAGAAATTTTACAGGCTGTGGATGCTATCATTGTTGTTTTGGGTATTGCTGTCTTTGGCATACGACAATCTCTCTATGCCCTTTTGGCTGTGTATATCAGTATGCAAGTGTCAGATGGACTGCTCGAGGGTATGAAGTTTTCAAAGCAGGCGATGATTATCTCCGAATATGCCCAAGACATTGCCAAGGAAATTTTGACAAAAATGGATCGAGGTGTGACGGGATTTTATGCTAGAGGAATGTATTCGAAAGAAGAAAAGTTGGTTTTGATTTGTGTAGTTGCAAAGAAGGAAATTGTAGAATTAAAGACGATCGTTCATAGCATTGATGAAAATGCATTTGTTACCGTGTCGGATGTGCGAGAGGTTTTGGGAGAGGGATTTTTAGAAAAACAAAAAAATTAA
- a CDS encoding S1 RNA-binding domain-containing protein, whose product MDLGKKQILEVARIKDFGAYLTEVGEGEKTESVLLPKKQLPEDVSVGMKMEVFLYKDSADRLIATTKEPLLEVGQVKKLKVNDVAKMGAFVDIGLEKDVLLPFKQMEGQVAKGDEVLCALYVDRTQRLAATMRVYPYLKANTQYKKDEEVRGTVYEIQNMGVFVAVDDTYFGLIPKNESFEQYHVGESVHARILRVREDGKLDLSPRKKAYLQLNQDAEVLYERMQKNGGNLGATDHSSPEFIKKKFGLSKNAFKRAIGHLLKEGKIVLLEEDIVLKK is encoded by the coding sequence ATGGATTTAGGAAAGAAACAAATTTTAGAGGTGGCGAGGATCAAGGACTTTGGTGCATATTTGACGGAAGTTGGAGAAGGCGAAAAGACGGAGAGCGTGCTGCTTCCCAAAAAGCAATTGCCAGAAGATGTGAGTGTGGGAATGAAGATGGAAGTGTTTTTGTACAAGGACAGTGCAGATCGCTTGATTGCGACAACAAAGGAGCCACTGTTGGAAGTGGGACAAGTAAAAAAATTAAAGGTAAATGATGTGGCAAAAATGGGGGCATTTGTTGATATTGGACTCGAAAAGGATGTGCTCTTGCCATTTAAGCAAATGGAAGGTCAGGTGGCCAAGGGGGACGAGGTGCTGTGTGCACTCTACGTTGATCGGACACAGAGGCTGGCAGCAACAATGCGTGTGTATCCGTATTTGAAAGCAAATACTCAATATAAAAAAGATGAGGAGGTAAGAGGAACTGTATATGAGATTCAAAATATGGGGGTATTTGTTGCAGTAGACGATACTTACTTTGGATTGATTCCAAAGAATGAGAGCTTTGAACAATATCATGTTGGGGAGAGCGTTCATGCAAGAATACTTCGGGTGAGAGAAGATGGAAAGCTTGACTTGAGCCCAAGAAAGAAAGCGTATTTGCAATTAAATCAAGATGCAGAAGTTCTCTATGAAAGAATGCAAAAAAATGGAGGAAACCTTGGAGCAACGGATCATTCTTCGCCAGAATTTATTAAAAAGAAGTTTGGTTTAAGTAAAAATGCATTTAAGCGTGCCATTGGGCATCTCTTGAAAGAGGGAAAAATTGTACTATTAGAGGAGGATATTGTTTTAAAGAAATGA